A DNA window from Romeriopsis navalis LEGE 11480 contains the following coding sequences:
- a CDS encoding alanine dehydrogenase gives PGVRPGRVVILGAGIVGTEAAKMAVGLGAQVTLLDVNVDRLTYLETIFGSRVELLHSTSHQIEALVPRADLLIGSVLIPGRKAPTLVKRELVAQMPPGSVIVDVAVDQGGCIETIRTTSHSNPTYVDESVVHYSVPNMPGAVPWTATQALNNSTLPYVIKVANYGLDALEQYAELKNGLNIHHHQIIHPAIQQSFSDLA, from the coding sequence CCCGGAGTCAGGCCCGGACGGGTAGTGATTCTGGGGGCTGGGATTGTCGGCACTGAAGCGGCCAAGATGGCTGTGGGTTTGGGTGCACAAGTAACGCTGCTGGATGTAAATGTCGATCGGCTGACCTACCTCGAAACTATCTTCGGCTCACGGGTAGAACTACTCCATAGTACCTCGCACCAAATTGAAGCGCTTGTACCACGCGCTGATTTATTGATTGGCTCCGTGCTCATCCCCGGACGCAAAGCACCGACATTGGTAAAACGCGAACTCGTCGCCCAAATGCCGCCGGGTTCCGTGATTGTCGATGTAGCCGTTGATCAAGGTGGCTGCATCGAAACGATTCGGACCACGAGCCATAGCAATCCGACTTACGTTGACGAAAGCGTTGTACATTACAGTGTACCAAATATGCCTGGAGCGGTTCCTTGGACTGCGACTCAAGCGCTAAACAATAGCACACTGCCATATGTGATCAAAGTCGCAAATTATGGCTTGGATGCACTAGAACAATATGCGGAGCTCAAAAATGGGCTAAATATTCACCACCATCAAATTATTCATCCGGCAATCCAACAGAGCTTCTCTGATTTAGCTTAG